In the Populus trichocarpa isolate Nisqually-1 chromosome 1, P.trichocarpa_v4.1, whole genome shotgun sequence genome, GAGGGGTGTGTGTCGcggagtaatataaaattatcttaaggCTCACCTAATAATtatctaatagcttaagctattggattgagatgattttttgacatggtattagaaCCTCGATTACTAAAcggtcacaagttcgaatctcaccactTTCATTCTCTCTTCTAATTAATAGCAGAAAGTATTGTaggcttgtgcaagtttcaaactcaaagagctttcacttaaagaggtgtgttagagaattatataaatcatattttggggcctcacctaacagcttaagatattaggtgaggttccaagatagttttatattactctctaacaGGGTGCTTGCCTGATCTTGTCACGTAATGAAAATCCATGAAACTCGGTTTGATTTCTAGGAAACacaatgctttgttttaatACTCTTTTGAATGTTTGGGATATTCAACTGAAACACTGATGCATACTTGTTCTTAATATATGCTAGGATTGTCTTCTTTGTCCTACAGGGTTCGCTGCCAATATGGCAGTGATGGTAGCTCTTGGAAACATTGTCTCTCTTTTAGCTGCAGCTGAAAAACCTATGAAGGAGGATAGGATTGCTCTCTTTTCTGATGCACTGAACCATGCTTCGATAATTGATGGTATTCGTCTTGCTGAACGACAACATACTGTTGATGTGTATGTTTATAGGCATTGTGATATGTCCCACCTTAGTTCATTGTTGTAGGTTCTTTGCCTTTATCTACTCCTTTGGTGCTTTCCTTTGCATTGCATTTTTTCTTCACAGAGTTCATATctgactttgtttttattatttttttccatagaTCAAGTTGTGAGTTGAAGAAGAAAGTCGTTGTGACTGATAGGTTAGCATGCCATTCCAACTTCTATTCTTTTGCTGCAAGTGTTGGCTAATCATAAGTaactattattttgttaaacaaCCACAGATgcccatttttcttttctgactCGTATCCATTGTCAGTATGCTTGTTGCGtgtttgaattttattgttatccTATTTCTTTTATAAGATAGCATCCTTGATAAACTGCTAACAATTTTCTTGCGGTATGTTTTTGAGTGCTTGTTAGTGTGGACAAGGTGGGTCTGAATGTTGTCTTTTCTGTTCTTATTACAGCTTATTTAGCATGGACGGAGACTTTGCACCAATGATTGAGCTTGTGAATTTACGCGAGAGGCATGGGTTTTTGTTAGTCATCGATGATGTAAGTTTTCTTGAAGGCTGATGTATGTAAGAAGCTATTTCAAACTGTCTTGTACGCATGAATCTTGTCCAAGGGCTGAAGCTCTGAGATTTAACTTCTATGGTATGGATTGCAAACGTGAAATATAATAATCTTTTGTTAGAGAACGTAAAGTctttatcaagaaaataaaaatctgctGACAGTTTACTTTGATGCTACTAAATGCTATGAATAATGAAAGAATTAAACTTAAGAGTTTTTTCAGGCTCATGGAACTTTTGTCTGTGGGAAACATGGTGGGGGAGTGGCTGAGGAGTTCAATTGTGATAGGCAAGTTGACATATGCATTGGAACTCTGAGTAAGGCTGCTGGTTGCCATGGTGGATTTATAGCATGCAGGTACTAGTGGAGAGCAATAGTGATGCATCACTACAATAACACTTGTTTCTCATTTCCCAAGAAAACGAAACCTTTCATTATATTTGTCTCTTGTTAAAATAGTCCTTAAACCTTTGAAAGAGGATACATTGCAGGACTGTTTGTGTTTTTGCTAACATTTGTTTAAATTAACAACTCTCATGTTCTACTTACCCTGTTATTACCCTTGTGTCCTCTACTTTTAAAAGTTTACTTTAGGTTGCATTGCACATGAAAGTAATTGATGAAGTTATGTCAATGCTATATGAACAGCAAAAAGTGGAAGCAACTCATACAATCAAGAGGCCGCTCATTCATATTTTCAACTTCTTCACCAGTCCCTATTGTTGCTGCTGCCCACGGTAAACTTCAGTCTGttggttcttttctttctttcttttcttttcttgattttttccttttctttttatatgggACCTCTGACTGATTCCCAGCACCTAACATCATGCAATCTGGTTAATTTCCCACGTACAAGAACTTGCAGCTCGTGGGATTTCTGATGCCATTTTCTGCAGGTCATTCGTGTGCAGCTTGCTCGGCCTTTGGTGGGGATACTAGTAATTCTTCATTTAATTAGGAAGTCTACGACAAAAAACCTTGAAATTCCGTAGTTGTTTACAATTAGCGTAGAACTTAATTTTATCATGTCTTATAGCCTTTGCTTTCTTGGTAAAAAACTTTCTGCTGTAACAACTTGTGTACAACCTGACAGCTGCTGTTATTGTTGGGAAAAAGGAAGGATGGCGTAGAAAGGCAATTTGGAACAGGGTGCAAGAGTTTCGGGCTCTTACTGGAATTCCCATCACGAGTCCCATAATTTCGCTTATTGTAGGGAGTGAAGAGAAAGCCCTCAAAGCCAGCCggtttcctctctctctctctctctctctctctcaaaatgAATTCTCTCTTGCACATGCACAGACCTTGTGTGTCTGCTGCAACAGCTACTAACTACAATAATTTTGATGGATCAGGCACTTGCTGAAATCTGGTTTTCACGTGACTGCAATCAGGCCCCCGACCGTGCCTCCCAACTCATGCAGGTTTTGTTGCATATTCATGATGACCCTCTTAATGTTCTTTTGTGCAAGGATATCTGTTCGGTTTTAGATGCACTTTCTTTGTGGTTCCTTCGACGTAGTGCTCCTTTTCACCCAATTTCAGTGTCAGGGAATGCAATTTGATGCACACTTGCTCAAACTCTTACCAGAAAAGAAATATAGGTTGATGATGCTCGGCTCAAATATAAACTAGTGCCTTATAAAGCGCAAAATGCCTACACATGATGCATCTTTCATATTTCACACTCGAAGAATTTGTGTTAGTCAGCAGTGGCCTGCTGTGCtatgatttatttatacaaGAACTTATTTGTCACCTATGGTTCTACACT is a window encoding:
- the LOC18094027 gene encoding 8-amino-7-oxononanoate synthase isoform X2, with the translated sequence MENDSSYGDSWDSWVDEALAKLHSLKLLRSLRPINLSPQPHKNCEDDYQVFDEMQPWDRSSVEISISERTFHKWLLDIPSSGDEDTWSNGVADNKEANGRFKKLLLFSGNDYLGLSSHPTIARAVAKAAQEHGMGPRGSALICGYTNYHRLLESSLADLKKKEDCLLCPTGFAANMAVMVALGNIVSLLAAAEKPMKEDRIALFSDALNHASIIDGIRLAERQHTVDVSSCELKKKVVVTDSLFSMDGDFAPMIELVNLRERHGFLLVIDDAHGTFVCGKHGGGVAEEFNCDRQVDICIGTLSKAAGCHGGFIACSKKWKQLIQSRGRSFIFSTSSPVPIVAAAHAAVIVGKKEGWRRKAIWNRVQEFRALTGIPITSPIISLIVGSEEKALKASRHLLKSGFHVTAIRPPTVPPNSCRLRVTLCATHTTDDLKKLTAALSCCINFQDISLCNSRGTARL
- the LOC18094027 gene encoding 8-amino-7-oxononanoate synthase isoform X3, with product MENDSSYGDSWDSWVDEALAKLHSLKLLRSLRPINLSPQPHKNCEDDYQVFDEMQPWDRSSVEISISERTFHKWLLDIPSSGDEDTWSNGVADNKEANGRFKKLLLFSGNDYLGLSSHPTIARAVAKAAQEHGMGPRGSALICGYTNYHRLLESSLADLKKKEDCLLCPTGFAANMAVMVALGNIVSLLAAAEKPMKEDRIALFSDALNHASIIDGIRLAERQHTVDVYVYRHCDMSHLSSLLSSCELKKKVVVTDSLFSMDGDFAPMIELVNLRERHGFLLVIDDAHGTFVCGKHGGGVAEEFNCDRQVDICIGTLSKAAGCHGGFIACSKKWKQLIQSRGRSFIFSTSSPVPIVAAAHGHSCAACSAFGGDTSNSSFN
- the LOC18094027 gene encoding 8-amino-7-oxononanoate synthase isoform X1, whose amino-acid sequence is MENDSSYGDSWDSWVDEALAKLHSLKLLRSLRPINLSPQPHKNCEDDYQVFDEMQPWDRSSVEISISERTFHKWLLDIPSSGDEDTWSNGVADNKEANGRFKKLLLFSGNDYLGLSSHPTIARAVAKAAQEHGMGPRGSALICGYTNYHRLLESSLADLKKKEDCLLCPTGFAANMAVMVALGNIVSLLAAAEKPMKEDRIALFSDALNHASIIDGIRLAERQHTVDVYVYRHCDMSHLSSLLSSCELKKKVVVTDSLFSMDGDFAPMIELVNLRERHGFLLVIDDAHGTFVCGKHGGGVAEEFNCDRQVDICIGTLSKAAGCHGGFIACSKKWKQLIQSRGRSFIFSTSSPVPIVAAAHAAVIVGKKEGWRRKAIWNRVQEFRALTGIPITSPIISLIVGSEEKALKASRHLLKSGFHVTAIRPPTVPPNSCRLRVTLCATHTTDDLKKLTAALSCCINFQDISLCNSRGTARL